A genomic window from Candidatus Denitrolinea symbiosum includes:
- a CDS encoding nitrilase superfamily, whose product MKLTLALAQIATKLGDVQSNLEKHLDFIQQAKSQNADLVVFPELSLTGYLLQDIAPTVAHRPADDDPVFKPLLKASNDLDLVVGFVDEDPRHRFYIASAYLSGGRVLHVHRKVYLPTYGLFDEGRFFAPGDSISAFDTRFGRVGLLICEDFWHASPPYLLWLDGADLLLLSSASPGRGLNDHEKLESARWVERVNQTYASLFTAFVAHANRVGYEDGLNFWGGSTVFDPRGELATHAPYQTESLAVSSLDLGLLRRTRARLPLLRDERTGLVQRELSRIISSREGGGKGRAG is encoded by the coding sequence ATGAAACTCACCCTCGCCCTCGCGCAGATCGCGACCAAACTGGGGGACGTCCAGTCCAACCTCGAGAAGCATCTCGATTTCATTCAACAGGCCAAATCCCAAAACGCCGACCTGGTCGTCTTCCCCGAGCTCTCGCTGACGGGCTATCTTTTGCAGGACATCGCCCCGACCGTGGCGCATCGTCCCGCCGACGACGACCCCGTCTTCAAGCCCCTGCTCAAAGCGAGCAATGACCTCGACCTCGTCGTCGGATTTGTGGACGAAGACCCGCGTCACCGCTTCTACATCGCCTCGGCCTACCTTTCGGGCGGGCGCGTCCTCCACGTCCACCGCAAAGTCTACCTGCCCACCTACGGCCTCTTCGACGAAGGCCGCTTCTTCGCTCCGGGCGATTCCATCTCCGCTTTCGATACCCGCTTCGGCCGCGTCGGCCTCCTCATCTGCGAGGACTTCTGGCACGCCTCGCCTCCGTATCTGCTCTGGCTCGACGGCGCCGACCTCCTGCTTCTCTCCTCGGCCTCCCCCGGCCGCGGCCTCAACGACCACGAAAAACTCGAATCCGCCCGCTGGGTGGAACGCGTCAACCAGACCTACGCCAGCCTCTTTACCGCCTTCGTCGCGCACGCCAACCGCGTCGGCTACGAAGACGGACTCAACTTCTGGGGCGGCTCGACGGTCTTCGACCCGCGCGGCGAACTTGCGACTCACGCCCCCTACCAGACCGAATCCCTCGCCGTCTCCTCCCTCGACCTCGGCCTGCTGAGGCGCACCCGAGCGCGTCTGCCCCTCCTCCGCGACGAGCGGACGGGGCTCGTGCAGCGTGAACTTTCACGCATCATCTCTTCTCGCGAGGGCGGCGGGAAGGGACGCGCCGGGTAA
- a CDS encoding DNA-binding protein yields MNKELAEWISKAEGDYLVARREIRARGERNYDAVCFHCEQAVEKYMKAYLLKKGVDFPKTHNLIELHELCLPLDGSFEIQRDLLLELNQYGVRYRYPGVTAEKEDAKLAMAHAETVRAFLRAKLGLK; encoded by the coding sequence ATGAACAAAGAACTTGCTGAATGGATCTCCAAAGCGGAAGGGGACTATCTCGTGGCAAGGCGCGAAATTCGCGCGCGCGGCGAGCGAAACTATGACGCAGTCTGTTTTCATTGCGAGCAAGCGGTGGAAAAATACATGAAGGCATATCTTCTTAAGAAGGGCGTTGACTTTCCCAAAACGCATAATCTTATTGAACTGCATGAACTATGCCTGCCGCTCGACGGCTCTTTCGAAATTCAAAGGGACTTGTTGCTGGAACTGAATCAATATGGGGTCCGCTATCGCTATCCGGGGGTTACGGCAGAAAAAGAGGACGCGAAACTGGCAATGGCTCACGCGGAAACTGTCCGCGCGTTCCTTCGAGCGAAACTGGGATTGAAATGA
- a CDS encoding nucleotidyltransferase, with translation MTTPSASTVYVPPINKRDRIPQAAIDDVARQIVEKFHPIKVILFGSYAYGTPRRESDVDLLVVMETDIREVQQEILILKNIEHRFGLDILVKTPKTFNERIEAGDSFLKEIVQKGKVLYEQRTC, from the coding sequence ATGACCACGCCCTCCGCCTCCACGGTTTACGTTCCTCCCATCAATAAGCGCGACCGTATTCCACAGGCCGCGATTGACGATGTCGCGCGTCAGATCGTGGAGAAATTTCATCCCATTAAAGTCATTCTCTTTGGCTCCTACGCCTATGGAACTCCGCGCCGCGAAAGCGACGTGGATTTGTTGGTGGTGATGGAGACGGACATTCGGGAGGTCCAACAGGAGATCCTCATCCTTAAAAATATTGAGCATCGTTTTGGCTTGGATATTTTGGTGAAAACCCCGAAGACGTTCAACGAGAGAATCGAGGCGGGCGATTCGTTTTTAAAGGAAATCGTTCAAAAGGGCAAGGTCCTGTATGAACAAAGAACTTGCTGA